A section of the Campylobacter concisus genome encodes:
- a CDS encoding copper resistance protein NlpE, with the protein MKNFIFALSAALLLAGCASSSQNANVPQGKCEVKGSCMAPVSSIEGTYKAFLPCASCMGIDSTLILKKDGTFESVMNYKSKDNYKAVSKGKYSIENGVITTIDEYKEKSFYKIEGENLKMLDMDQKEVTGELKDKYIFKRVK; encoded by the coding sequence ATGAAAAATTTTATATTTGCACTAAGTGCAGCTCTACTTTTGGCAGGTTGTGCCTCATCTAGCCAAAACGCAAACGTCCCACAAGGCAAATGTGAAGTAAAAGGTAGCTGCATGGCTCCAGTAAGCAGCATCGAGGGCACTTACAAGGCATTTTTACCTTGCGCTAGCTGCATGGGCATAGACTCAACCCTTATACTAAAAAAGGACGGCACATTTGAAAGTGTGATGAACTACAAGTCAAAAGACAACTACAAAGCCGTTAGTAAAGGCAAATACTCAATCGAAAATGGTGTGATAACAACGATTGATGAGTATAAAGAAAAGAGCTTTTATAAAATAGAGGGCGAGAACCTAAAAATGCTAGATATGGATCAAAAAGAGGTCACTGGCGAGCTAAAAGATAAATACATCTTTAAACGCGTAAAATAA
- a CDS encoding SPFH domain-containing protein, producing MQIEAFGVLVVVLVIFAFLFLKAGIKIVSQADNLLIERLGKFHKVLDGGFHIIIPFVDQIRAIITVKEQLVDITKQQVITKDNVNISVDGIVFLKVFDAKMAVYNVDNYKRAIANLAMTTLRGEIGAMNLDDTLSSRDRLNAALQVALGDAAGNWGVKIMRVEISEISVPLGIEEAMNMQMKAEREKRAIELKALAEKEALIRNAEALKQEKVLQAEAIERMADAKKYEQIAIATAQKEAMDMINDSMSKNANAAEFLLARDRVGAFSELAKNSSKDKILVPYEAAELIGSLSVLKNFLAKDKA from the coding sequence ATGCAAATCGAAGCATTTGGCGTTTTAGTCGTAGTTCTGGTTATCTTTGCGTTCTTGTTTTTAAAGGCTGGCATCAAGATCGTCTCACAAGCTGATAATCTACTCATCGAGCGACTTGGTAAATTCCATAAAGTGCTTGACGGCGGATTTCACATAATTATCCCATTTGTCGATCAAATAAGAGCGATAATCACCGTAAAAGAGCAGCTTGTAGACATCACAAAACAGCAAGTCATTACAAAAGATAACGTTAATATAAGCGTCGATGGTATCGTCTTTTTAAAGGTCTTTGATGCAAAAATGGCGGTTTATAATGTAGATAACTACAAGCGTGCCATAGCAAATTTAGCCATGACTACGCTTCGTGGCGAGATAGGTGCGATGAATCTTGATGATACACTAAGCTCACGTGACCGCCTAAATGCCGCACTTCAAGTGGCTCTTGGCGACGCTGCTGGCAACTGGGGCGTAAAGATCATGCGCGTAGAAATTTCTGAAATTTCTGTCCCACTTGGCATCGAAGAGGCGATGAATATGCAGATGAAAGCTGAGCGTGAAAAACGTGCGATCGAGCTAAAAGCCTTGGCTGAAAAAGAGGCACTAATACGCAACGCAGAGGCGCTAAAACAAGAAAAAGTACTTCAAGCAGAAGCGATCGAGCGTATGGCTGATGCGAAAAAATACGAGCAAATCGCCATCGCAACGGCTCAAAAAGAGGCTATGGATATGATAAATGATAGCATGAGCAAAAACGCAAATGCGGCTGAATTTCTGCTCGCTCGCGATAGAGTCGGGGCATTTAGCGAGCTAGCTAAAAACAGCTCAAAAGATAAAATTTTAGTCCCTTATGAGGCGGCCGAGCTTATTGGCTCCCTTAGCGTTTTGAAAAATTTCCTAGCTAAGGATAAGGCGTGA
- a CDS encoding NfeD family protein, with protein sequence MISPFIMIAIGVVLCITEFIFFSFYLLFFGIAFIVVGAINFGFSFAWSYQILITAAIAIVLLVLLKAPLKSKFMSRKESFNEEFLDEPGVGEIRENMVYFKGTLWKYDGALKNGEKVQVLGTKGDKVILK encoded by the coding sequence GTGATCAGCCCTTTTATAATGATAGCAATCGGTGTGGTTTTGTGCATCACCGAGTTTATCTTTTTTTCGTTTTATTTGCTATTTTTTGGCATAGCTTTTATAGTAGTTGGAGCTATAAATTTTGGTTTTAGTTTTGCTTGGAGCTATCAAATTTTAATTACAGCAGCGATTGCGATCGTACTCCTTGTGCTTTTAAAAGCACCGTTAAAGAGTAAATTTATGTCCAGAAAAGAGAGCTTTAACGAAGAGTTTTTAGATGAGCCTGGAGTTGGTGAGATCAGAGAAAATATGGTCTATTTTAAAGGCACTCTTTGGAAGTATGACGGAGCGCTAAAAAATGGCGAAAAAGTGCAAGTTTTAGGCACTAAAGGCGACAAAGTTATATTAAAATAA
- a CDS encoding MFS transporter: MKEYLKLLKEERNFRLLSIIQLICYFGVWFSHTGIFTLLIKLDAPVWAITLSAAMAFIPGVVIAPFSGILVDKFSPKPILVIMMAVETISVFMLLFIDSLDFLWLLLLIIFVRNGTGGMYFQVEMSVLPKILSKENLKLANEIHSIIWAVSYTAGMGLAGVYIHFFGIKSAFLLDGILYILSFGFLYFLNLQGLKPEFIEKPLKMLKNGLMYLKENRLIVHLIFLHAFVGITAYDALIALLADYKYANLLSTSLIIGLLNTSRSISLMFAPAILSKFINKNTLIFVYIGQGLGIIIWALSLWNFYLSLIGIIFAGFCTSSLWSYTYTMLQQNCKKEFYGRVIAYNDMIFLGFSALISFIIGLLYDIGLSVEMIASFMGSLFFVGAFYYHIVLKSYKIR, translated from the coding sequence TTGAAAGAATATCTTAAACTTTTAAAAGAAGAGAGAAATTTTCGCCTTTTAAGCATCATTCAGCTTATATGCTATTTTGGCGTATGGTTTTCACACACAGGTATTTTTACCCTTCTTATCAAGCTTGACGCTCCTGTTTGGGCTATCACGCTAAGTGCGGCGATGGCATTTATCCCAGGTGTTGTCATAGCTCCATTTAGTGGAATTTTAGTTGATAAATTTAGCCCAAAGCCAATACTTGTCATCATGATGGCAGTTGAGACGATAAGCGTTTTCATGCTTCTTTTTATAGACTCACTTGATTTTTTATGGCTACTTTTACTTATTATTTTTGTTAGAAATGGCACCGGTGGAATGTATTTTCAAGTAGAGATGAGCGTACTGCCAAAAATTTTAAGCAAAGAAAATCTCAAACTCGCAAACGAGATCCACTCTATCATCTGGGCAGTCTCATACACCGCTGGTATGGGGCTAGCTGGAGTTTATATACACTTTTTTGGGATAAAAAGCGCCTTTTTGCTTGATGGCATACTATACATTCTTAGCTTTGGATTTTTATATTTTTTAAATTTACAAGGTCTAAAGCCAGAATTTATAGAAAAACCACTAAAAATGCTAAAAAATGGCCTTATGTATTTAAAAGAAAACAGACTTATCGTGCACCTTATATTTTTGCACGCCTTTGTTGGCATTACCGCTTATGACGCATTGATCGCACTTTTGGCTGATTACAAATATGCAAATTTACTCTCGACATCATTAATTATAGGACTATTAAATACTTCAAGATCCATTTCACTTATGTTTGCTCCAGCCATACTTAGTAAATTTATAAATAAAAATACGCTTATTTTCGTATATATCGGTCAAGGCCTTGGTATCATTATTTGGGCTTTATCGCTTTGGAATTTTTATCTATCGCTTATTGGTATTATCTTTGCTGGATTTTGTACATCAAGCCTTTGGAGCTACACCTATACAATGCTTCAGCAAAACTGCAAAAAAGAATTTTATGGCCGAGTGATTGCATATAACGATATGATTTTTCTTGGCTTTAGCGCTCTCATTTCATTTATCATTGGTCTGCTTTATGATATTGGACTTAGCGTTGAGATGATTGCAAGTTTTATGGGAAGTCTCTTTTTTGTAGGGGCTTTTTACTATCACATCGTATTAAAAAGCTACAAAATAAGGTGA
- a CDS encoding dehypoxanthine futalosine cyclase has product MKRLSVNEAIDLIENAPLHELGKMALARKKELHPEGITTFIVDRNINYTNVCWVDCKFCAFYRHAKEEDAYVLSFEEIGKKIEELIAIGGTQILFQGGVHPKLKIEWYEELVSYISKHYPSITIHGFSAVEIDYIARVSKISTKEVLRRLNQKGLYSMPGAGAEILSDRVRDIIAPKKCDTADWLRIHKEAHELGMKTTATMMFGTVERTREIVEHWEHIRNLQDETAGFRAFILWSFQGLNTKLMQEFPEIKKQSSNVYLRLLAVSRLFLDNFENIQSSWVTQGSYIGQLALLFGANDLGSTMMEENVVKAAGASFRMNQDQMIELIKDVGEIPAKRNTNYDILEKF; this is encoded by the coding sequence TTGAAAAGACTTAGTGTAAATGAGGCCATCGATCTTATAGAAAATGCACCGCTTCATGAGCTTGGTAAGATGGCGCTAGCTAGAAAAAAAGAGCTTCATCCAGAGGGCATTACGACCTTCATCGTAGATCGCAACATAAACTATACAAACGTCTGCTGGGTGGATTGTAAATTTTGCGCATTTTACCGCCATGCAAAAGAGGAAGACGCATACGTACTAAGTTTTGAGGAGATCGGCAAAAAGATCGAGGAGCTAATCGCCATCGGCGGCACGCAAATTTTATTTCAAGGCGGCGTTCATCCAAAGCTAAAGATCGAGTGGTACGAGGAGCTAGTAAGCTACATCAGCAAGCACTATCCAAGTATTACGATACATGGTTTTTCGGCCGTTGAGATCGACTACATCGCAAGAGTTTCAAAAATTTCTACAAAAGAGGTGCTAAGACGCCTAAACCAAAAGGGTCTATACTCGATGCCAGGGGCTGGAGCAGAAATTTTAAGCGATAGAGTGCGTGATATCATTGCGCCAAAAAAATGTGACACTGCAGACTGGCTTCGCATACACAAAGAGGCGCACGAGCTTGGCATGAAGACGACTGCGACGATGATGTTTGGCACGGTTGAGAGAACTCGTGAGATCGTGGAGCACTGGGAGCATATCAGAAATTTACAAGATGAAACGGCTGGATTTAGAGCCTTTATACTTTGGAGTTTTCAGGGGCTAAATACAAAGCTCATGCAAGAATTTCCAGAGATCAAAAAACAAAGTTCAAACGTCTATCTAAGGCTTCTTGCCGTCTCAAGGCTCTTTTTGGATAACTTTGAAAATATCCAAAGCAGCTGGGTCACGCAGGGTAGCTACATAGGCCAGCTAGCGCTTCTTTTTGGCGCAAACGACCTTGGCAGCACGATGATGGAAGAAAACGTCGTAAAGGCCGCAGGGGCTAGCTTTAGGATGAATCAAGATCAGATGATCGAGCTTATAAAAGATGTCGGAGAAATTCCAGCTAAGCGCAACACAAACTATGATATTTTGGAGAAATTTTAG
- a CDS encoding M16 family metallopeptidase, producing MKILDINVKNIKIPVVFENSKAMPVVSLRLVFKVAGSSQNGKLAGLARLSANLLNEGDIKLGSAKFAKELEVRAISLNASCGFETFCIDINCLKEHFAFACGKLKELLSAPNLRDEILNRCKTVTLGEIAANENDFDYVARQGLFELLYPKSVLSLPSIGTKKSVKAITLEDVRKFLNEHLDLSNLLCVLGGDIDEKQTKELAKVLEILEPGKVRKLERFSPSNKCETSEIVRQSEQAYIYFGAPFNVKPEEKYKAAVATFILGEGGFGSRLMEEIRVKRGLAYSAYARNLLNLSYSQLYGYMQTKNEKKDEAIAVIKEEILKFSKKGVSKTELEQAKKFLLGSLPLRLETLFKRLDIAQSEFYEHGELGGFLKDLDKISALSLNELNSFIKAHTEINELSFCVLKNEI from the coding sequence ATGAAAATTTTAGATATCAATGTAAAAAATATAAAAATTCCAGTCGTTTTTGAAAACTCAAAAGCGATGCCGGTAGTGAGCCTCAGACTTGTTTTCAAAGTAGCCGGTAGCTCTCAAAATGGCAAGCTTGCAGGACTAGCTAGACTAAGCGCAAATTTACTAAACGAGGGCGATATAAAGCTAGGATCGGCTAAATTTGCCAAAGAGCTTGAGGTAAGGGCTATTAGCCTAAACGCAAGCTGTGGCTTTGAGACATTTTGCATAGATATAAACTGCCTAAAAGAGCACTTTGCCTTTGCGTGCGGCAAGCTAAAAGAGCTCTTGAGCGCTCCAAATTTAAGAGATGAGATCCTAAATAGGTGCAAAACCGTCACACTTGGCGAGATCGCAGCAAATGAAAATGATTTTGACTACGTGGCAAGGCAGGGGCTCTTTGAGCTTTTGTACCCAAAAAGCGTGCTCTCTCTGCCAAGTATCGGCACGAAAAAGAGCGTAAAAGCGATCACACTTGAAGATGTAAGAAAATTTTTAAATGAGCACTTAGACCTTTCAAATTTACTCTGCGTGCTAGGCGGCGACATCGATGAGAAGCAGACAAAAGAACTGGCTAAGGTTTTAGAAATTTTAGAGCCTGGCAAGGTGCGAAAGCTAGAGCGTTTTAGTCCAAGCAACAAGTGCGAAACCAGCGAGATAGTAAGGCAAAGCGAGCAGGCATATATCTACTTTGGTGCACCATTTAACGTAAAACCTGAAGAAAAATACAAGGCCGCAGTGGCGACATTTATTTTAGGTGAGGGCGGTTTTGGCTCAAGGCTCATGGAGGAGATCCGCGTGAAAAGAGGGCTTGCATATAGCGCCTACGCTAGAAATTTGCTAAATCTCTCTTATAGCCAGCTATACGGGTACATGCAGACAAAAAATGAGAAAAAAGATGAGGCCATCGCTGTTATAAAAGAGGAAATTTTAAAATTTAGTAAAAAAGGCGTTAGCAAGACCGAGCTTGAGCAGGCGAAGAAATTTTTACTTGGCTCGTTACCACTTAGGCTTGAGACGCTATTTAAACGCCTTGATATCGCGCAAAGCGAGTTTTATGAGCATGGCGAGCTTGGGGGATTTTTAAAGGATCTGGATAAAATTTCAGCCCTTTCGCTAAACGAGCTAAATAGCTTCATAAAAGCTCACACAGAGATAAACGAGCTAAGTTTTTGCGTTTTAAAAAATGAAATTTGA
- a CDS encoding copper resistance protein NlpE, giving the protein MKYLFAILISFFILGCAKNENLEPKQNTQNTVKEDKPLVQANTPKKPEKLILPNSIYSSFHTILPCPNCEGIKTIITLNKDKTYTKTMLTMDKETSLVEKNGTFDVDDSAIILKDENGNLSYFAPNKNSLLQLDDKKNKRVGVLAQIYNFEPVNKAYKDSFFAKFYKFKNKDNFLDIVIVPSKNGAKISFYSSLKNGSPLCEFSSELLYDKGIFYLLDEKGIALSIHRINNTIFLVANDKICKNAHISGRYKKDKDQKNLFGKSFFAELTNESANRDVIKIYGSKNIKRDNTKKENSYIVTNKNERIFEYTLLNGIITSIEIYSNEFKTPENISLKSNFKDIKNSLVISKFQSDANNIYVKIDSHDMLITLKNPLTKEVTSLNDIPDETKIEQITLMWNQ; this is encoded by the coding sequence ATGAAATATCTTTTTGCCATACTTATCTCATTTTTCATCCTTGGCTGCGCAAAAAATGAAAATTTAGAGCCAAAGCAAAACACACAAAATACAGTAAAAGAAGACAAACCGCTAGTTCAGGCAAATACACCCAAAAAGCCAGAAAAGCTAATACTTCCAAACTCAATTTATAGTAGTTTTCATACTATTTTGCCTTGCCCAAACTGCGAAGGCATAAAAACTATCATTACGTTAAATAAAGACAAAACCTATACAAAAACAATGCTTACTATGGATAAAGAAACAAGCTTGGTTGAAAAAAATGGCACATTTGATGTTGATGATAGTGCTATCATTTTAAAAGATGAAAATGGCAATCTTAGCTACTTCGCACCAAATAAAAACTCACTTCTTCAGCTTGATGATAAGAAAAATAAGCGAGTTGGCGTACTAGCTCAAATTTATAATTTCGAGCCGGTAAATAAAGCTTACAAAGATAGTTTTTTTGCTAAATTTTATAAATTTAAAAACAAAGATAACTTTTTAGACATTGTAATCGTACCAAGCAAAAATGGTGCGAAAATAAGTTTTTATTCATCATTAAAAAATGGCTCGCCACTTTGCGAGTTTAGCTCTGAGCTACTTTACGACAAAGGAATTTTTTACCTTTTAGATGAAAAAGGCATTGCTCTAAGCATACACAGGATAAATAATACAATTTTTCTAGTAGCAAACGATAAAATTTGTAAAAATGCTCACATAAGCGGACGATATAAAAAAGATAAAGATCAAAAAAATCTCTTTGGCAAAAGCTTTTTTGCAGAGCTGACAAACGAATCAGCAAATAGAGATGTGATAAAAATTTATGGCTCAAAAAACATAAAACGAGATAACACAAAAAAAGAAAACAGCTACATCGTAACAAACAAAAATGAAAGAATTTTTGAATATACCTTGCTAAATGGCATTATCACAAGCATTGAGATTTACTCAAACGAGTTTAAAACTCCAGAAAATATCAGCCTTAAATCAAATTTCAAAGATATAAAAAATTCTCTTGTTATTTCTAAATTTCAAAGCGACGCAAACAATATCTATGTAAAAATAGATAGCCACGATATGCTAATCACACTAAAAAATCCACTTACCAAAGAGGTAACAAGCCTAAACGATATCCCAGATGAAACGAAAATAGAGCAAATAACGCTAATGTGGAATCAATAA